In the Canis aureus isolate CA01 chromosome 36, VMU_Caureus_v.1.0, whole genome shotgun sequence genome, tcagaaagaagtaaaatacttCATGTTGGCTGTGGTTCTTTTGGAAATTCAAAAGATAATGGTTAATCACAtaacaagtaaaaaaaagaactattaaagatttattaacATATGAAGTTAAACATCATTAATTCAATCAAATTCAAACATTTTACTTCCACAACTTGGCAAATATAGAAAAAGCATAGGAACatctagtaataataataatgaacatgGTCACTTGTATACAGCTGGAGGTCATATAATAGTAGAACATTTCTGGAGGACAACTTGATAATGTGTAGCAAAAACTTTAAATGTGGACTTTCTTCTTGAAACAGTAATTTCACTATTAGGAAATTATCCCAAGGAAAAGCATATGGATGCATCCACTGATTAAGCCAAAAAGATTTCTACagtaatattgttaaaatggcaataaaaacaGTTTAAAAGTCAAATAAGACAGAATTGGTAAAGAATAtcgctataaataaataaaaaacaatgcaaTGTAGTCATTAAAGTGATATACAAGAAAGTTTCATGACAGGGAAATGTGTTTAATGTGTTTATAAAAAACTGAtactgtgtttccatttttattattaagcCAGTAACTGcgtggaaaaaataaagattttacatCAAAATGGTAAGTCTAGTTTTCTTTAGATAATTTATGATACATTTTTACTCATCTATGTTGTTTAACTTTCTCATATTCTTATTTTGtaacaacaataatgaaaatatattatcaaatacAGTTAGGTGTTGATTATAATAATTTATCTAGAttctatgaaaaacaaataaattgagCTCCCGTATTTTTGCCAGATTATCATGCTGTTTATTTCCGTCTTACTAAAAAAGAGGCAGCTTACgttcccagctctgccctcaccAACTGCTATCCCATGTCATTCCAGAAGACATCGAAACATGCCTAAATGCCTCCAAGAATCATTCTGGGTGAGTGAacaatttaaaatgacatttaagaGTAAACATCTGAAGTTTAACTTAGAtctaaaggtttttgttttgttttttaacttagaTCTAAAGTTACTGAGATGTTGCCACCAATACCAAAGGGAACTTCAAGTGAAGaacaaggaaaaaattattttactcacAGAGACTTTGTCCTTCGCCTGTTTAAATACACTGGAAGCCTGAGTTGATTCACCACCTGTTGCTgtcaaaaaaagaagacataaacaacCCCAAACTTAGTGGCTGAAGACCGCAAAAATGCATTTTTCAGTATCTTTTGAATATTCAATTCTGTCAACAGACTAACACAAAGCAAAACTTTGCTTATTTCGAGATTCAAATCCAGTAACTGAAGAAACAGGAATTAAGAACATTCTAGCATGTGGCTCCTACTATAGTGTGTGCTAATTAATATAAGCCAGTGTTTACCAAAGCACAGGTAAGCACATCAAGTAATTTCCTATTGGTTATACCAAGCTACCTTTAAATACTGTTACTACATGAGCGTAGATCCTTTAGAACAAAAGTCACAGAACAATAATCCAAATGCCGTAGTGTTTAAGAAAAGGGGGAGGAGTGACTGGTTTTTAGGGTTGGCATGATATTAAAGAGTGTTCATGGAGAATCCCAAGCCCTCTTTTTGTAGCCAATAGCATACCTACAGTTATTTCTACATTTCATATTCCAAACCGTCATGACCAGCCaacccctttccctctgcatccCTTCATTTCACAATATGAATGACACACTTGTTTGACGTGAAACGTACCACATGAGAAATAGCttgtcaaagaaagaaaacacgaGAGAAATTTTAAGTTCAGTAATATAGAACTTGTTCTACACATGCACTTCCTGTATGAAATTATTACCACATCTGTTACTGTTGTTTCTCTTGCTGCTGTTTTATACCTCTGGTTTCAATTTTAAACTCCACTATCTCCAGCACATTTTCTGTTGATGACTTACCTGACTTAACTCGAATATGTCTCATGATTGAAAACAATCCtttgtgttttggaaaaaaaaaactatccctATTTAAAAATTGTGCTTAGAAAATGAAAGGCACAAGCTTGTGTAGTTTCCTCCTCCTTGGTTTTCTTTCATAAGAGAGAAAaccctgggctgggggtggggggcagggggtgagagGGAGCTTATGCTTATAAGCACTCTGAATGAGTTTCCAAAAGGTTTCTATGTCACATGCAGCTCTGACATAAATATAACTGTCTACAGGATGCTCTATGCTATTTAGGACTGGATGGATAGTAAGATTATTCAAGATtctggagtgatttttttttaagaagtagtgCAAATGATGCTTTCCCAatatttctgtaatatttcttaaatttctgtgACATAGTTTCCTTTTAGCCAATGACATCCATGTTTGATGTATGCTTTCTGCCCGAGTATCTTAATATTTGAACAGACTAAGGGAAGATCCTAATTAGTCCGAAGATCTTAAATTTCCTTTAATGAACGAGTTAAATAGGCAATTCACTCTCAGTGTGGTAAATCAAATACCAATGACATGTCACACATTTCACCAAACCATTTGATGTTTCCTCTAAAATTCCACAATCCTGATATATTCTTTCATTCTCTAATACATGATATAGGATTTTTatgcccaaatcaagagtctgccTCTCCAAGCATTTGTCTAATTAGAACTAAAATTCCAATTTTAATGCAGATGAATTAAGATCTGATATAAGAATTGGAGATGTCATATTAATTTCTAACCGAGAAGCATTCTTCATCCTGAACTTTTATCATCAAGGTTTCTGTATAATTCATGAGGTTTACACTTTCAAATATTGCCTTAAAGATTAGTTCTTGGAGGAAAGCTCATGAGATGATTCCCATATGaagaacacaaatataaaatacttggAATTTTATTGACTATCATAAAACCATCAAttaccttgattttctttttcttacaaagGTTAATGCTGCTCTTAACCTTTAAAGCTATCCGAAGGTTTATATAAAGGCACTTCTAATATACAATGTGAAGGTAAATATTCCTTTCTCATTTAGCAATCTGATATTTTACTTTGTAGCCTGCAAGTGTGCTacttaataaatgctaaaataaaatgtattgcaaATTAAGATTATCCTAGGataattatacatttaatgcaaataCTTTGCACTGAAGTTTAGGAATAGAGTTTGCATTATGGATATTTGTATGAGTTTTTATTGTGATTTGTAGCAAGTTTCTCTCTTTCACTTCACCACTTTTTTAAGGAGTTAAAAACAAGTATATTTgaagaagacagaaacaaaataagaaggTAGCAAAATTGAAATACACCTACGTTCCAAGAAATTCGGGGGGAAGGAGTTTTATCTAGGAATGCAGAATACTAAATTATGTAGGAAAATTAGCAGTTTGAATCCAACACATTTAAGAAGATCCCAATGACAGAATGTCAGTGAAGAGATGTAGTACAGTGAATTGAAAGCCTTGCTAATTTTGGGAACGAGGAATAAAATCTGATGGGATGACCagacaatttccttttttttttctttcatccgAAGCAAAGTAATTTTGCAATCACAGTTTTATCCcagatttgcttttcattttcaatcttGAAATCACTATCCATCCTTGGCAAAATCATCAACATCAGTAACAGATTTGGCAGTAACCATGTAGAAAATAGGACAAATATAGTATGGGCTTAAGCATGAGAgagataaataagcaaaataatgaGAATGCATACCACGGTTATATTCATCGTCATTGTCTAACCAAACACACAGAATGAAAAGAGGAATCCCCAGAACGTGACACTAGAGCACAATGCCAAGATAAAAATCACTGCTAAGTCTGAGCATGACAAAGAAACAGATGGTCATGACCTCTTCtgcagggagggaaaaaaaaaaaaagaataatgatacaAGACACTTAATAGCGAAATTGTTCATGACTGCTAAGGTtcttggaagaaaaacaaaatgaagaagccGCTACaggaatgagataaaaaaaaaaaaaaaaacatgtctatGTTTGCCAGCCACATTGCAGAACTGAAGAGTCACCTGTGGTTTTCCGCTTAACACAGGAGAGATGAGTTGGTCTAGTATATTTGATAGCaggttttaaaatgaatttcctgGAGGGAGAGTGGGCCTGAACTTCTGTTTTTTTAGCAAGTTCAGCCTTCTTATAAACTGCTACgaataaagaaaacacaaaaaaagcatACCATCAGGAGAAAATACACACTTGGAGCAAAACCGAACGACATTTCATAAATAATTAGTTACCACTGTTAGGAAGTTTCTTCTACAAAAGAGTAACAAtgaattcaaaaacatttttaaagaagttattgTGAAATGaaccttttttccttctcacttCATCTCTGGAGACTGTGCTAGGTTCCtttttagctatttttctttCAGGAGTGGAAATTCTGCCTCTCCCGGTTTtaaaaggcttttcttttctatgtttcTCGAGAGATGGTCTCCGAGCTTCCTTTTCAGCTTTCTCCTCTTTAGGAATAGTTTCTAACTGTTCTGTCATGATGCTCCTATCATCATCTGCGGATCAAAGCAAAccatgacaacaacaacaacaacgaaagcATTAGTAACAGATGTACAAGATCCttcatatatttaacaaaatgcaGAACAGAGATAAAGGGacatttttaaactgtttaaaacgaaaaagaaattgttttatttggaagtagaaaattaaaaaaaaaataatgcacacCTTGAGTGTCCACCCAGAGGCTGTCAGCATCCATGATGGAATCATCAATGGTGGTCTCGTCTTTGTAATCGTCATAGGTTTCCGTCTTATATTCTGAGAGTGCAacctcctctctctctggggaagcTGGAGCCTCCGGGGAGCCATCCCTGGGCTCGGCCTGGGCTTCGGCGGCCTCATCGACGTGGAGCTCTTTGAGGTGGAGCTCTTCTCCGGCGCGGGGAGAAGGTCTCCTCTCCACCTCGGGCTGCTCTAGGGCTGCGAAGCGCACGCTGTGGGCGCCTGACTCCCCTTCGTCGGTGGTGGTTTGCACCACGGTGATAAAATCATCCTCGATGGTTACCACGGACTCGATCACCCCTTTGTGCTCGCCAGGGCAGGTCTCCACAAATTCCTCCCTGACCCCGGGGACGCCCAGGTCGGTGATCTGAAGGGTGTCAGAGCGGAAGAGCAGCTTGTCGTACTCTCCCTGGGCCTCGATCTCGTCTTCCTCGCTCCGGGCCTCTGCGGGCTCGATGCCGGTGGCTTCGGGCACCTGCTCTGGGACGTCGGAGGGTGTGACGGAGATATCTGGGGTCCCCTTGCTGTCCTCCTGTGGCTGCCGAATGAATTCCATCTGGACGTCGGCCCCCTCGTCCGGGGCCAGCTCGGCCTCTGAGACAGCAGGTGCACAGGGAATCTCCACGGACAATTTGATGGCGATCTCGTCTTGGATCAGAGAGGACTCCGGGGACGTTTCCTTCTTGCCCTCGTCGGCTTTCAAGGACTCCATGGTGAGGCTCTCGTGCTCGCCACTGGACTCGTAGGACTCCTCCTTGTCCACAGCCTCCTGGTGCACCAGGTCAGGCTTGGCCACCTTCTCCTTGATCTCCGTCTCGCTGGCCCGGGCGCCTTCCTTCACGGGGCCAAACTCGACTCCCGGAGGCGCCAACGTGGACGGGGCGAGATCCTGCCCGACCTCGGGGGGGAGCTCCGTCTCCTGTCCCCCATCTAGGGTCAGCCCCGCGGCCATCTGCCCGAAGTCGCTGATGTGAACATCCACGTGACCCTGGTCGGCTTTCTTTGCAACAAAATCCAGTTCTGGTGCAGCTTTCCTGGAAGGTTCGACCTCCCCGACCTCTGGCACTGAGCTGAGCCCTTTCTCAGCTGTCTCCGCTGCAGGAGGGGATGCATCTTTTGCTGCGGTCGGGGGGTGCTCGGAGATTGCTCCTAATCCAGACGTGTCGGCCTTGTCGCTGGCCTCTTCCGCTGGCCTGGAGTGTTCCTTTGCATCAGCATGTTCTTCACTCTTTTCTAGGACAGTATCCAGCTTTTCGCTGGCTTTCCTGTCCTGCTCCGACTCCCTAGCCGGCCCCGGCTTGTCACCAGGGACATGCGGGGAGACCTCTTTCTCAGCCCCCAGCTCGTCTTTGACTCTGCCGGCAGCCGCCAGTTTTACTTCAATCAACGAGAGGTCCGTGGCGAGGTCTCTCCGCATCTTGTCATCGGGGCCTTCGTAAAAGGACCCGCTGTCCCCGGACAGATTCTCGCTGTCTTGAACCGGCGACGGGAGCGGGACCGTGTACTTGTTGAACACGCAGTAGCCCAGGTCTTCCAGCTGACCGTCTGTTTTAACCACGACGTGGTTCTCGTCGGTGACAGGGGGCAGGCCCGTGCTGGCCTCCTCCACCACGGTCTCCGATGGCACCGATTTCCTCCTGGCAACCTCGGCATCTGCGCTCACGGAAGCTAATCTGGACCTCGTGCCTGCCAGATCGAGCATCTCAGGCAGGTCAGGGGCCATGACGGTCCCATTTTTGTAATAATCTTTGGCGAGGAAAGGGGACTCACACGATGGCTCGACTGGAGCATTGTCCTCTCCCGGAGCCTTTTCTCCCTCCGGCTGTTCTTCCTCTTTGCTCTCTACCGGGAAACATGGGGCTTTCTCCAGGGCAGGCGTGGTGGCTGGAAGGTAATCATCCCCTTCGTCCATACTTCCACTAGTGTTGGTCAGAATGTCAGAAGCCAGAGGAGAAAGATCGTGTCCCCGACCGAAGTTAAATCCGAGGGCTATGGAATCCAGGCAAGACATGGGCAAGTTGATCGACATGCTTCTTTGCTCTATTGCAGACCTCCCGCCAAGTCCTAGACTCCTGCTTAGCGTCAAGTCGTCCTTATTCTTACTGTGGAGATCCCTCTTCTCCCCATACACTTTTGGATCAATAGTAAACATTCTTTCTTGAGGAGAACTGGGTTCTTCGGGTAAATCGGTAGGATAACCCTGTGCAAGAGTGCTGTACCCTGCCTCTTGCGCTGCAGCACTGGGCTGGGGCTCTTTACCTGCCTCAAGTTCCTTGTCGCCGTTTTTACACACGGGAGATACGGTATCCAAAGACTCTAGGGCACTTTCTCTTGTGTCACTTAGTTCGTAGTAATCACTGGCCGGCTGGATGCTCTTTGTCACTTCTTCTTTCAAGGCAGATGTTTCGAAATACTTGGACATTCCTGACTTATCTTCATAAAATGGCATGTCAAGCTCAGCTGATGTTGCAGCCCCAGCCCCTTCAACCTTAGTATCTTTGTCCACaactttttcttcaaaaaggTCCTGGGTTGCACTCTTTTCACTTGCTGCAGCTGGTTCGGTCACGACTTTCTCCAGGGTCGTGGAGGTCATGGCTGAATCGGTTACTGCTTGTTCCAAACTGACAGCGAATAATAATGCATCTGTGGTAGGCTCTTGGCCTTTCTGTTCTTCTTTTGAGAGGGCGTGCTCCATGCAGGGCTGAATGatgcctgtttctccatctgtcagTTTTGGGGGCTCACTGTCTTTTGGCATGGCTTCTTTGTCAGAAATGGTTGTTTTTTCTTCAAGCTTTGGCTGAGACTCCTTGTCAGTAGGTGTAGCTTCCTGCTCTTTTTCCTGTGCGCTCTCTGGCTTGATCGCCCCTTTTTCCTCTCCCAAAACTTTCTCTGGGACACCTTCTTCCACAGTTGGAATGAGGGCATCTTTGGGTAAGGTGGTTGCCTCTGAGGCTGGTGCTTCTGCCACTTTGTCGGGTTTATCCTTAGGGGGCTCTTCAGCTTTAGAACTATCTTTGGCAGGTGCTGGGCCACTGGtttcttccagaaattttttGTCATCTGGCTGTAAAAAGGCAGGGGCAAAGGGTGATGCTTCTGCAACGATTTCATTCTTCATGACATCTAAAGGAAGAGTGAAGCTTCCCGCCTGAAAGGGACTTGGCATGGGAGAATCAAActgtttcccttcccattttGGGATGTCCTCAAGTACATCTTTTCCCTTCATGGGTGTTAGGGGGCCAGGTGAGATGGGAGCAGCTAAACCCCACTCGTCCTTTTTTGCTTCTGTTGGCATTTCGATGAACCAGTCCTTTTGCTCTTTTGGAGTGGGGGGCTCTGCAGAGAGGCCAATACCAGGCACCACTAGGCTCGGTTCTGTCTTCTGTTTCATGTCTTCCAGCCCGGCACCAAGAGGCTGCCCAAACAGAGTGGGAGgtgctctttcttcttctgtgccTTGCATGTCCTTTGTGTCAGGGGAAGTTTTAGTTGTCTCAGGCTGAGAAACTAAGGCAGCATGTTTGAGGTCTTCACCAGGCTTACTTTGTTTCTCTGACTCCTTGTCTTTCTTGTCTAATGGCTCAGCTGGAGAAGGAGTCAATTCCTGTTGATCATGGAACTCCATCTTCGAGGCTGGAAATAAACCTGAAGTAATTGGGTTGATTTTTAAACAGATAATAGGCAAGTGCTTTCAGGCAGTAagcttaaaattatattttgaaatgacaaatgAATGGTAGGGTAAGAAAACAAAACGAAACTATGGAACATGCAAGCATGCTACCTGtttaaaaatcaacatgaaaATGTCAGGATCGAGATATATTTGTACTACTGCTGAAATGGACTCCTGTTGCGAATCAATGCATACAGGAATTGTGTATTTTGAATactctttgctcctttgtttggGTTCTCCTAAATAGTATGTAATGTGTACGTAgtagaaagaaaattcatgtgCCTTCTACGTAAATGACAAATTAAGGAATATTGAATCAGTAATATTTAGATACAAAAATACTTTAAGGACTAAATATGAAAAACGGATGAATGTCCACTGAGCTTTTTCATTTGTGTTGTCATTTGAAAACGAACTGGCAGGCCAAGGGCAGAAGGCTAATTAATCCATAGTAAGTATTCATAGTTTCAATTAACTTGATTTACAAATGCCAGGACCAATTTTTTGAGCATTGAAAAGTTACTgacataattttttaaggaatcatCTGAGATTAAATTTCaggaatataaatatttgctattaacTTTATACGATATGACCTAAAAAATTGACAAGGCAATTTCTACCACAAATTCAAAATTCTTAATCCCGAATCATCAGTTGACCTTACGACAGATGTAAGAAAATCTGAATTATATTGTTAATACTGAGAGGTCATgtgaatacaaattttaaaaagagccgATCTTTATAATATCTTTCTCTCCCTGGTCATGACCTCGTGATCGATGGTGAGGCACTAATTGTGGCTTCAGAGATATTTCATAGAAATTAAAtggctctttatttttgtttgttcaccAATTAAAAAGGTTTCAGAGTCTCACTTGTGTTTTAAGGTCACAGGTATTTTGTTGTGGTCATTGGAGCTAAATGTAATTATCTGGAAagaatttgggaaaaaataataaaattcagtcATCGCTCAAAGAGCAAGTGTATGGATCATCATTACCTTATATACTTGTGTGTCCTGTTGtaacaatagaaaagaaatacttCATGAACTTCTAATAAAGGTTAGATGGATGAAAACTCAAGAGATATGATGATGGTCAAAGACGTTGGCTGCCATGGAGAGGAAATGGTATGAGAAGCATCAGCAGGAGCTTTTAGGAAAACCAAACCAGAATTCATCGAAGCATAAAAAATATAGCACATTGCGGttgcaaacaaaaacaattctaCCATTTAAGCCTCTATGTGCCAAAATCCGAGTCTACGATTTGAAAGAAAAGCATATGAATCGCTgtcccaaaaataaaaataaaaatatacatgtattagCAATGTGGCTGGCAAACACTTGGAGATGGGAGCGGGGCGGACAAAAAGCTCACACAGCATCGTCAGCCTGGCTGCAAAGCGTGTTGTATCATGGCAAAGTAAAACCAACAATCAGCTGCAGCAGTGGAAGACCTAGCTGCCACACAGCACCTGTGCAAGCCACACTCTGCTCATTAAACCTACAACAtcggtctcaggatcatgagaagACCAAGCCATGGAATAGCATTGGAAAGGCATCAGGTTGGTAAGCTGCTGGAGAGATCATTTGCAACAGAACACATGCAAATCCTAGGAAAGACACACCTTCCCTGGCAGAGGAAGGGATTGTTACTTCTGGAGACACCTCGGTGACCTCTTTTACACTTTTCTCCTGTGGGGCCCCTGCTGGGGCACTCTCTTCAGGAGCTATGTGGGCCTCCACACTAGACTCCGCTGGGCCCTCACTGAGGCCCTGGGGTTGGTCTGAGGCCTTGGCAGCCCCGCACTCTTTCCCAGGAAGAGTGGCAGGTGTCTCTTCCTCAGCCATTGTTCCCTCTAGCGTTTCTTCTTCTTAGGGATGAAAAAGATGTTGACATCACGACCACAGAACAATACACGAAATGGCAGAAATACTATTCAAGGAACACTTTCAGCTCCATTACATCAACCTCACGAGAACCTCTTTTACCATTTGGATGAACAGATTAATATTCTAATGCAATGTGCATTATGTATTGCTTGGGAAGTTATTCTATATAATCTGCTAATAATGATGCCTTTTACAGTCTCGTTAAAAGGCTGTTTAGTTTAAAACTTGAGAGCTGAAAGGGTTTTATTGCTCTATTACCCTTAGTGGAAATGGCAGTAAGTTGCACACATGTAGGAAGCTTGCTGGAAATAAGAGATGGTGCTGCTGGATAACAGATGGTTATGAAAAGACAGATGCATTGATGTACTGAAAGAAACCTTTAAATTTGCTAGACATGTGCTGTTTTCTCCAATGCAGTAAGCCCCTACATATGAATTTCTGattactttatttaaaacatgCAAACTTTAGTAAAGAATCTTTTGGAATAAAAAACACCCAGCTTCAAAATGAGAGCCATCAACTACCCTAACAGTTTTCATGGAACCCACCAACACTATCTTATTTAGTATTCGGGGGCAAAAGTATTTAGTATTTaaagtattaaattatatttcgatataatttatgtatgtaatatttttaaggcAAAAGACTTCCTCactcaatttattttatcttcattgcATTCCATGACATGGGAGACTATGAAAATTTCAAGGAgtaagcaaaatattttgaaaagcaagGTCTGGGTAAAAGGTAATCTTACCATTGAAAAAAGTTTACCTCTGGGACACAGCTGTTATTGGGTGTTATTGCTTACACCCTTGAAATACCAATAATTAGTTCACGTATAGTTCCCCTTGATCCTGAATAAGAAAATGTGCCCATTACCTGGAAAGTCTTATTGTGCAATTCAAAACCAAACCACTGAGATAACTGAATGGCAACCAAACTGCCAAAATATCTTCCCAAAGGATGTATATCACGtggaaaaatgttaacaattaaaatgtaaaatgcacaCTTATGAAGGTCATGAATTATCGTGTTCATTTGCTTCTCATTTTGCACTTCAAATGCCAGtaaaataaatcccattttattGCTTAAGAAATTAGAGGGAAATATATAAGCTGTTTTATAGTTCTACAAATGAAAGGTTCTTATGAAACATTGTTTAAATGGCCTGGTGAGAAAGACTTCAGATGGAAAGGAAAGggattttcttttgtaaaagatATTAAAACTCCTAGGCAAGGGATGGGGGAAGAAAGGACTGCTTCatctattcccccccccccccccccatttagcACTCAGGGactttcatttttgtcatttagttacataagtaacatttaaaaaattcaaactccAAATTATTATTAAGGCCATTTTTGTAATTACAGACGAGACTTCTACTATAGCTGCTTTACTAATGTCACCTTCTTGGGTAAAGTCTAATCAAGTCAatcaatttattttccaaatccaTGTAACCTTTTGgctttccatttcctcattttgtaTAAATCATGTTTATTTCTACTACACTCGTTTCTCATTCGAAATTCCCCatctttttcttaattgttaTTAAGTTTACACTATTAGAAGGACTTATTTTTTACCATGGGTTATATTTCTCTTTTAGAGTGTCTGAGCCATTGGTGCTCTTTGTTTTCCAAAGGATCCTTGAAGACGTTTATTATCATGAATGTAGTTGGAAAGAATGAGTTTGTTCCCCATTGGCTTGGAACTATCTGCCCTTATGTTA is a window encoding:
- the MAP2 gene encoding microtubule-associated protein 2 isoform X7, translating into MADDRKDEAKAPHWTSTQLTEASAHPHPPEIKDQGGAGEGLVRSANGFPYREDEEGAFGEHGSQSTYSDTKENGINGELTSADRETAEEVSARIVQVVTAEAVAVLKGEQEKEAQHKDQPAALPLAAEETANLPPSPPPSPASEQTVPVEEGLFPASKMEFHDQQELTPSPAEPLDKKDKESEKQSKPGEDLKHAALVSQPETTKTSPDTKDMQGTEEERAPPTLFGQPLGAGLEDMKQKTEPSLVVPGIGLSAEPPTPKEQKDWFIEMPTEAKKDEWGLAAPISPGPLTPMKGKDVLEDIPKWEGKQFDSPMPSPFQAGSFTLPLDVMKNEIVAEASPFAPAFLQPDDKKFLEETSGPAPAKDSSKAEEPPKDKPDKVAEAPASEATTLPKDALIPTVEEGVPEKVLGEEKGAIKPESAQEKEQEATPTDKESQPKLEEKTTISDKEAMPKDSEPPKLTDGETGIIQPCMEHALSKEEQKGQEPTTDALLFAVSLEQAVTDSAMTSTTLEKVVTEPAAASEKSATQDLFEEKVVDKDTKVEGAGAATSAELDMPFYEDKSGMSKYFETSALKEEVTKSIQPASDYYELSDTRESALESLDTVSPVCKNGDKELEAGKEPQPSAAAQEAGYSTLAQGYPTDLPEEPSSPQERMFTIDPKVYGEKRDLHSKNKDDLTLSRSLGLGGRSAIEQRSMSINLPMSCLDSIALGFNFGRGHDLSPLASDILTNTSGSMDEGDDYLPATTPALEKAPCFPVESKEEEQPEGEKAPGEDNAPVEPSCESPFLAKDYYKNGTVMAPDLPEMLDLAGTRSRLASVSADAEVARRKSVPSETVVEEASTGLPPVTDENHVVVKTDGQLEDLGYCVFNKYTVPLPSPVQDSENLSGDSGSFYEGPDDKMRRDLATDLSLIEVKLAAAGRVKDELGAEKEVSPHVPGDKPGPARESEQDRKASEKLDTVLEKSEEHADAKEHSRPAEEASDKADTSGLGAISEHPPTAAKDASPPAAETAEKGLSSVPEVGEVEPSRKAAPELDFVAKKADQGHVDVHISDFGQMAAGLTLDGGQETELPPEVGQDLAPSTLAPPGVEFGPVKEGARASETEIKEKVAKPDLVHQEAVDKEESYESSGEHESLTMESLKADEGKKETSPESSLIQDEIAIKLSVEIPCAPAVSEAELAPDEGADVQMEFIRQPQEDSKGTPDISVTPSDVPEQVPEATGIEPAEARSEEDEIEAQGEYDKLLFRSDTLQITDLGVPGVREEFVETCPGEHKGVIESVVTIEDDFITVVQTTTDEGESGAHSVRFAALEQPEVERRPSPRAGEELHLKELHVDEAAEAQAEPRDGSPEAPASPEREEVALSEYKTETYDDYKDETTIDDSIMDADSLWVDTQDDDRSIMTEQLETIPKEEKAEKEARRPSLEKHRKEKPFKTGRGRISTPERKIAKKEPSTVSRDEVRRKKAVYKKAELAKKTEVQAHSPSRKFILKPAIKYTRPTHLSCVKRKTTATGGESTQASSVFKQAKDKVSDGVTKSPEKRSSLPRPSSILPPRRGVSGDRDENSFSLNSSISSSARRTTRSEPIRRAGKSGTSTPTTPGSTAITPGTPPSYSSRTPGTPGTPSYPRTPHTPGTPKSAILVPSEKKVAIIRTPPKSPATPKQLRLINQPLPDLKNVKSKIGSTDNIKYQPKGGQVRILNKKIDFSKVQSRCGSKDNIKHSAGGGNVQIVTKKIDLSHVTSKCGSLKNIRHRPGGGRVKIESVKLDFKEKAQAKVGSLDNAHHVPGGGNVKIDSQKLNFREHAKARVDHGAEIITQSPGRSSVASPRRLSNVSSSGSINLLESPQLATLAEDVTAALAKQGL